One genomic segment of Strix uralensis isolate ZFMK-TIS-50842 chromosome 29, bStrUra1, whole genome shotgun sequence includes these proteins:
- the APIP gene encoding methylthioribulose-1-phosphate dehydratase, translating to MAAAANDRDAAQEKLHPRNLIPELCRLFYGLGWVTGTGGGISLKHGNEIYIAPSGVQKERIQPEDMFVCDMNEQDISGPPPHKKLKKSQCTPLFMNAYTMRGAGAVIHTHSKAAVMATLLYPGSEFSITHQEMIKGIQKCTSGGYYRYDDTLVVPIIENTPEEKDLKERMARALEKYPDSCAVLVRRHGVYVWGETWEKAKTMCECYDYLFDIAVQMKQHGLDPSKHPAGENGIL from the exons ATGGCAGCCGCCGCCAACGACCGCGACGCCGCGCAG gagAAGTTACACCCAAGAAATCTTATCCCAGAGCTTTGTAGACTGTTTTATGGTTTGGGCTGGGTAACAGGAACTGGTGGAGGAATCAGCTTGAAACATGG GAATGAGATCTACATCGCTCCTTCAGGAGTCCAAAAGGAAAGAATACAG CCAGAAGATATGTTTGTTTGTGACATGAACGAACAGGACATCAGTGGTCCTCCACCACAcaagaaactaaagaaaagccAGTGCACGCCTCTTTTTATGAATGCCTACACTATGAGAG GGGCAGGCGCAGTGATCCATACTCATTCCAAGGCTGCTGTTATGGCTACCCTTCTTTACCCAGGGAGTGAGTTCAGTATTACTCACCAGGAGATGATAAAAGGAATCCAGAAGTGTACCTCAGGAGGCTATTACCG gtATGATGATACACTAGTGGTTCCCATTATTGAGAATACACCAGAAGAGAAGGATCTCAAGGAAAGAATGGCACGTGCACTGGAAAAATACCCAGACTCTTGTGCTGTATTGGTCAGACGTCACGGAGTTTACGTATGGGGAGAAACATGGGAAAAAGCCAAAACGAT gTGTGAGTGTTACGATTACTTGTTTGATATCGCAGTGCAGATGAAGCAGCATGGGCTAGATCCTTCCAAACATCCAGCAGGAGAAAATGGGATCTTGTAA